In Setaria italica strain Yugu1 chromosome I, Setaria_italica_v2.0, whole genome shotgun sequence, the genomic window TTAATGCACAAGAAAAATGAATCAAATGAAGACTCAATAGTAAGGCTTACTATGATATCTATTAGACTATTAACAATACAACTTTAAGATTGCAATTAAACTAGAACACTAATCTGTAACACATGTTTGCATAAAGCATGTATTTCCCAGGATAAAAAAAAGAGCTACATAATAGGCTGGGAACTGACATGTTTCTAGTCATTCAAGGCTCTATACATCATAAGATATAAATGATGGGTAAAACATAACAGCCATTCAAGTTCTCAACCCATGGTGTACGGAAAGGAGTACAAGTGTACAACAAGAGTTCAAGGAGCATACCTCCATAGATGGTCCACAATTTCTCCTTCTGCAATATGTTTATGCAGCAAGACAGGCACATCATCAGGAACAACATAACCATACCTAGAAAGTTATAAGTTTGGAAGTTAGAATCAGGATAGCATTGTAGTAAGTATAAATTGGTTTATAAGAAAGCGAGAATGTGCATCTACAAAAGTAAAACCAAATAGTTGCACAACGCAGAGGGTACAAGGATTTAATGTTACTTTAGTAGCAGTTCTTACCAATGACCAGTTACTTCTCCCTTGTCATCAGATCTGAAAATGATGACGTTTCCTGCGTACTTGTGACCTCCCACGTGTGAGCATGCACTGACAGCCACCTtaccatcaagtcccagaccatTTATCTCTTCCTTGAACCTTTTAATCAAAGCAGGTCCACAAACACCACATCTTTTGTCCCTGCTTCCATGGCTGCAAACAAAGACGTAGGAACCGCTGATAGCCTCAGGACATCCAGGAAGCCACTCAGTATCTTTCACAAGTACTTCTTCAACAAAGTTGTCGACGTCAAAATGGGTCAGACCTCTGCAAAaattattgaaaaataagaagcAGTTGGCTTTAAAGCCTAGACAAGCTTATTAGTTAGCAGGCTTGCAGCTTACTTGTATCTGATCATATCTGGAAAGATCAACACATCTCCATTAGATGACTCAGTGCCATCTTCTCCTTCACAGATGGTCAATTTGGTCTGTGGTATGGTAAAATATACCAGTCATTAGCAATAAAAAGGATCAATTAGTAAAAACCTACCCAACTTACATAAGCAAGCCACACACAGTAAGCAAAGCAATATTCTTAATATTGAATAATATCTCCCAAAAGTTGCAACTATTCAAGAATAACATGCTTTCAAAGGGCGATACTAGCTCAGAACAATAAGTTAAGTAATACCCACTCAAGGAGCCTATATAGGAAAAGGAATATTTGCTTATTTGGGATACAACAATAGTCAAAATCATTTTGGTTCACTTATCAATAACATGTCAATCACATGAAACGTGCCTATATCATTATATGGAGTGATACAAACTTCAATGAATTTCTTGCATAGTTAAAACAGTTCAGATGCTACCATTCACATTGGATAACAGAGCAGAAACCTAAACACCTTCACAGTAACAATGGATTCGGCAACATCTTATAGAGACATGAAACTTGTTTGTTACCTTTTTTTCCCAAACATCAGCTACGTACATCATGTCATATGATCAATGGTAACACTTTGTAAAACAATAACAGGAATGTTTATAGTTTGGACTAAACTGATAGACACACAAGGAGTAACATCCTAAGAAATATGAAAAAGACCCTGATGCATAGACATCGTGAAGTTTCATATGAACGTTACAAATTCTACCAAGTACAAAAAGGCAGAGGGCATAACAAATCAAATGGGAACGTGAAAACAGCATTCAATCAGGGAAAAAATAAAACCTAGCTTTCAACCAATATATGTTAACCCATTCAAACCATGGATAGAAACATATTAACAGTTTAGGACAGAAAATTTGGAATATCAACAATGCCCACAAAAGAAAATGAGCGTGGCTTTTAAACCAACTAAAGTAAGTCATCACATAGATAGATGGCATATCAGCATGTGCACATGTATCATCAGACATAGAATAGAATATTGCATATGAATAATTATCACATGTAAATGTGTGCATGATGTGTTGTGTTGAGTGCATGTATCTGTGTGCGAACcttaaaaaaaggagaaaaaaacatATAACATCCGTATAACTACCCCCTAAACTTAAGCACGGAAATGGATCAGGGTTGCGGAACTTGCAAGCAAAATGTAAGTTACATGGAAGAGAGGACCCATACAAAAAACTAAATTACAGTACCAAATTCATGGGCACTTGGGCTCAGTCCAGTCAAACATAATCAGAACATATACAGTTAAAGAATAAACACTAAACCAGAACAAAATCTAGACTCACAAAGGCCAATAGTGCACAGTGAATTCCTGGGCCATGTCCATAAATCCCCAAAACATAATTCAGGTGTCCTACAGAAACTACTAAAACACGATTCATGAAAAGGATCCAGAAGGAACCATAACATCAGCAAATAACCATACACAACCCTAACAACAAGCAGAGGAGTCATATAAATTTCATGTGCAAATGCACATTTAACTTTAGCATCTGAATTGAAACATGGATACACGAATGTAAGCACAATCCAAATTGCATAGCATATGGGATCCAGACAAATAATGTATTAAATCAATTAATTCATGGGCACTTGTGTCCAGTAAACCAAAACTAGAACATATACATCTAAAACAAAAACGCCAAACTGCAACTAAAGCTAGACTCGCAGAGCCCAATAGCACAACGTGAATCCTGTGCCAAGTCTAAACCCCAAGCCACGATTCAGATATCAAACAGAATATACTGAAACATCAATAAGAGCCAATCTTCACTAGTTAACTAGCTATATATGAGGCCTTCTAGATGCAGACAAGTAGCACTTATAACTGGCATAAAGAGCCAAAACATCAGCATCCCTAAACTACCTGGAGATAGATCCATCTAGATTCTACGAAAATCATAATAACAAGCAAACAACACATCAGCCAAAGCACTCATCAAATCGACGCATTAGTGAGCAAGGATTGTAAAACCCCACATGAAACTAGCCTCGCCGTATGCAGATGAGGTGACAAACAAACCACACTGAATCACCTGATAGCCCGAGCTAGTTGAATACTTAAGAAAAAAACACTAAGCTCGAAAATCGAAATCACCAGCTTCcagttcacacttcacacaaaTCGACTACCAAAAATCCAACCAAAAGCGTACCAAACACCAACATCACAGTACCTAACCAGCTAATTTCAGAGCCGAACGAAAAACACGCGAGGAAATAGACGGATGCTTACGGTCTTCTTCAGGTTGGGCTTGCGGGCCTTGattgcggcggcgaggaggcgggggaggcggtCGGACTCGGCGGCCTCGAGGTGGGACGGCCACACCTCCGGGCCCTTGTAGCAGAGGAACACCTGGCGCTCGTGGAACCCCACCGTCCCGGCCAGCTTCTCCTTCCCGAGCTCCGGGCGCTGGAACCCGAACTCCGCGTCCGGATCCGGcatcgcggccgcggcggcgggggccgcaTCCGTCGCGTCGGCCGCCGGTGCGTGCGCCGCGAGGGAGGCGTCGCCAGCCGTCGGGGAGGCCATGAGGAGGCGGGGTGGTAGCAGACGGCGGCGGGTTGGTGCGCGctgcgaggaggagcggagTGGTGGTGGAAATGGAAATTGCTTGGGGAGTTTGGGGAAAATGCCCAGCATCTCGGGGGTTTTATGGCAGCAGGAGGTGGGAGTTGTTCTTGCTCAAGGGGAAAAGTCACGGCCACGGGACCACGTCGTAGCTGTGACTTGtgagcccacttgtcagggagattttgattttgattttgtagggggtgtttggaaaaaTTCATGTCAGGGAgattttgattttgattttgtaGGGGGGTTTGGAAAAATTCATGTCACGTCGAATATTCAGAAACTAATTacgaggactaaacatgagctaattataaaactaattacatatatggaggctaattcacggggtaaatctattaagcctaattaatccatcattagcacatgtttactgtagcatcacattgtcaaatcatggactgattaggcttaatagattcgtctcgcaaattagtcttcatctgtgcaattgattttgtaattagtatatgAACATTTGATCTGAAGAAATAAACACCCCTTAGTATTAATTGTTGATGGGGACCCAACCGAGAGGGTGACGTCAACTAGAGAGGGTGAATTGTGGAAGCCAGAGACATAGAGAATGATGCATTGGTTCGTGGTTATTAGTGGGCGCACCTGTCAGTGATTCAGTTTGATTTAGTGTAGCTTTGAAAGTCAGTGACTCGGTTTGATTTGGTATGTTTTTGAAAggcagggtttttttttttgagaaattgaAAGACAGCTGTCAGTGACTCACTATTGTCATTAGAGTCTCCCTCTTCTCAAAGGAACAAGAGAATCTTGGCCCAGGCCCATATcgccaacaccaccaccacccagtGCAGCCCGCTAAGCAAAAGTCTTCGAAGCCCAACATGAAAGATCCGCGAACGAAAAAAATGCAAGCCCGCCACGACCCATGGAGACTGGAGATTGGGGCCACACGACGCAAGCGGATAAGCCGAGCCGTCGCCCGGCGCACGCACACGGCGCACTGACCACGCCAGTTTCGCGGCTCCGCCAtggccacctccaccaccgcgctCCACCCGCAATtccggccgccgctgcgcgcTCCCGGCCGTCTCCGCCCGCTTCCACACTCCTCGTATTCCTCGTTCGCCCGCGCTCGCCCTCGCACTCCCGTCCGGGCCTCAGCGGCGTCCGCGTCCGCGCCGGTGCAGCAGGAGGCCGTCGCGGGGGTCCCGTGGGGCTGCGAGATCGAGTCCCTGGAGAGCGCGGCGTCGCTGGAGCGATGGCTCATAGACTCGGGCCTCCCAGAGCAACGCCTGGCCATCCAGCGCGTGGACGTCGGCGAGCGCGGCCTTGTCGCGCTCAAGAACATCCGCAAGGGGGAGAAGCTGCTCTTCGTGCCGCCTTCCCTCGTCATCACCGCCGATTCGGTAACAAAACCATTATCCTCTCACTACCCACGGAGGGCGTTTATCTTCGTTCAAGAAATCCTGTTACAATTGGTACTCTATTGTGTTCGTGACTTCGTGTTTACTAGGAATGGAGCCGCCCAGAGGTGGGGGATGTGATGAAGAAGAACGCAGTGCCGGACTGGCCGCTTATCGCCACTTACCTCATAAGTGAAGCCAGTTTAGAGGGCTCCTCGAAGTGGAGCAACTACATAGCAGCGTTGCCAAGGCAGCCTTACTCCCTTTTGTACTGGTATGGCCCATGATTGTAGTAGGTGTATTGCTGTATTGAGtggaagggagagagaggctATGACCTAGCATTCTCAATCTTGTACAGCCTTTATGTGTTATTGCAGGACTCGTGCAGAGCTAGATGCATACCTGGTGGCTTCGCCAATCAGGGAACGTGCAATTCAGAGGATAACCGATGTGATTGGGACGTAAGATTGTCTACCTATACTTCTACTAGTGTTAATTTAGCAAAATCATGTTACTCTATTGTTGGAGCTCACACTGGTACTttgctttttttgtttttggcaGATACAACGACCTTCGAGACCGTATATTTTCTAAACATTCAGATTTATTCCCTGAAGAGGTATGTTGTGCAAACATTTATATATTATTTGTTTACTCTTACAACTTTAAGAGTACAAGATTGCTTAGCCAATTTCAATCCTATGCACAGATAGATACAATTCTTCAAACCTTGAGGTTATAGTATACCAGAAAGGAGGATTAAGAGTATGTTTGGCTTAGTGTTATACAATTCTTCAAACCTTAGTGTTTGGCTTTTGAGTATTGAAACAAAGTCGTGGTACTGGGTCACATATTAACAACTATATACAGTGATGGAGCCAGGATCGGAAGATTAGGGGGGCCAGAAAAGTTAATTCATGTGATTGACCTTATAGCAGGGACCACATCCTATAGTACGGTAATATGAACTAGAATTCCTCTGATTCTAGGCTCCAATGGAAAATTTTGGAACATGAGGGCCCCCTAGCTCTGTCACTGACTACATATATTTATATGATTACACCTTGAATGTCGATTTGAGTCTTTTTATTAGTTCTTCATTTATACTTGAACCTGATCGGTGCATCTCAATCTTTGTTTTAGGTGTATAACATAGAGACATTTCTATGGTCCTTCGGCATTCTCTTCTCGCGCCTGGTAAGGCTGGATCTAGTTAATATGATTCAAACCTTGTTAAGCTTGTAGATCTCTAGTAGCCCTTTTCATGATGAGTACGAATTCCTTTGCTTGATATTGCTGTCATTTTCGCCTACAATAATGTGCATGGTCTATTTTGCAGGTCCGTTTGCCATCAATGGATGGAAGGGTTGCATTAGTTCCTTGGGCAGATATGCTTAACCATAGTCCTGAGGTACAGCATTATATTTTTACAAAGAACCATCCTTGATACTGCTCAAAATTAAGGACCCTTATTCCcagattattttattttttacactCTTGTATGTCTTCCTAACATTACATTGCTCATGACATCTACTTGTTACTTATTAAATTTTCCAGGTGGAAACATTCTTGGACTTCGATAAGTCATCACAAGGAATAGTTTTCACCACTGACCGCTCATATCAACCAGGTGAGCAGGTAACATTTTTCATTTATGCTTTTTAGCTCTATTCTCAGTTATCTTATCAGTCAAGTTAATCATCAAAATTCTACTGGTAGTGATGATAATTGCACTGGCACAGTGGCACTAGTATGCTATTGCTGTTTTCAAAAGTAAAGTCTGCATGGTTATTCGTGGTTTGCTGAAATCCAGTTACTGTTTTATCATATTGGGCACATTCCTGTCTAGCAATATACTGGCATTTTAAGGGTTGGGTTATCTATAGTCTTGAATCTCGATAATAAGTTCAGGCTGTGTCAGCACTCCCATCGATTTATCTATTTTCTTTAGTACATAAATCACATAGTTGGCTCCTGCAAACTTACATGAATGGCCATCCTTCTTTATTTGAAAACTCTAGTCTGGGGGCAACTCTATTAAACTGCCTGTTTCAATTCGGAAAATCTTCAGGTTTTTATATCTTATGGGAAGAAATCCAGTGGTGAGCTGTTGCTTTCATATGGTTTTGTTCCAAAAGAGGGAACAAACCCAAATGATTCAGTTGAGTTGCTGGTGTCTCTTGACAAATCTGATAAGTGCTACAAAGAGAAACTACAAGCCCTAAAGCGAAATGGTTTGTCAGCGTAAGTGCTCATTATACTTCTGGGCAAAAGTGTACCTTACCTATTACGTCTGTGTGGAACTTCACATGCAATTATCATTCTGTCAAGAcaagaaatgtttttttttgaattgttgCATCCCTTGTTGTAATCTTGCTAAATGACTACTGATTGGGTTAGAACATTCCTTGGCATCATTGGTTTATTATTGTTACTTCGATATAGTACTACCGAGAACAAATTGCGGAAACAAATCATGATAGCATATTGTGTGTAAAATGCATTTTATTGAGACTGAAACGAGATCCTTTACCAGAATAAAATAAGTTCATAGTTAAGCACAGCTTGCCATAGACCTGTGCATGATTCGCCATTCATgccattttgttttctttggGGGAACTGAACCTACCATCAGTTCAGTTCGATGTATATCGCTCTTTTCTGTTTATTTAACTCCCACATGATCATCATTCTGTGTACATTTCTGATACTATCAGATCTATATACTTGGTATTGACAAAAGTGGATTCTGGTCACCATTTACAGATCTGAAAGTTTCCCATTGCGGGTTACAGGATGGCCAGTTGAGCTGATGGCTTATGCCTTCCTTGTGGTCAGTCCTCCTGACATGAGTCAACGCTTTGAGGAGGTTTGTTGCTGTTATTTTTCACCCaatgttaaaaaaaaattgtcaatAGAGCTAGGAGGATAGTCAAGACAAATTGAGGTTATGTTAGGTATTAGTAATGATCCAAATGTTTCTTGCAGATGGCTATTGCTGCGTCGAATAAAAATTCATCCAAACCTGGATTCAATTATCCTGAATTGGAAGAACAGGCTCTTCAGTTTATCCTGGACTGCTGCGAATCTAATATAGCAAAGTATACGAAGTACCTAGAGGTGACACACCCTTTTCATGGCATTTCTTGCAGAACACACTATTTAATCTCATGAGATTATAACACCGTGCCATCCTATTAATTTTATTGCCCTGTGATTAGTTCTTTTATACACAAATCTCTATTATGTGGTTTGCCAAAATAATATTGTCCATCCTGAGTATTTGTTGACAATGTCAGTTAGTGGATCCATAATATTTCAGGGTGGCAATGGCTCTCCACAAGTTTCAATAAATGCTAAGCAAGCAAACAGGACATTACTGTTAAAACAGCTAGCGAACAAGCTATGCATCAGTGAACGGAGAATCTTGTATCGTACACAATATGTAAGTTAGCAAAGCTTGTGCTGCTGTTGCTTTTGCATGTCCACCATGTTTCAACTCTTAACGTCTTACATGTCCTCGATTTGTCTTGCGCAGATATTGCGTAGAAGATTGAGGGACATGAGAGGTGGCGAACTTAGAGCTCTGTCATTGTTCAATGGGCTAAGAAAGCTCTTCAAATAAATGGATGGGCTACATTTCTAGGTGGAATGGATCCTATCGGATAGTTTTGATTTCTCTGATAACATGGTAATTTACAATATCTTTTGCACCACTTTTGAATTGCTGAAATGGTGTTTTTTACTGAGCATTCAGTTTCAGGTGCTTTGACCTTGCATCAGGAGCTTCATGTGTTTCTTACCAAATCACATTGCAGTCTCAGCCGAAAATTTCTCATCTGGAGACTGGAGCAGCGTCTGTATGCTAGAAGGGAGCAGGTTCAACAAAGAGTTGTGAATTGTAATTGAACAGCCCAGAGCTTGTCATATACTAGTATGTAAGGTAGCGTTTACGAGAGGAGCTAGCCAGTCATATTCTGCCCCTGGCCGGCTGGCCCCAGCTATTTTAGTCCATATATGATGTTTATGCGTTATGCGTGTACAAACTGTAAATCCATGGTGATATGCAACTGCTGAAAATAGTTGTGCCTGCCTACAAATGATGGTTTGCTGTCCGGCACGTCAGATGGCAGAGCATGCACACGAAGTGGAGACGACGACTCCTGATCACACTAGATGTCAAAATTTttagccgccgccggccgctggccGCCGCAGAGGCGGCTGAACTCCAGCTCTGTTGACCACTGCTACGGTGCTAGCCAACCACTCCGGAACTGAACTCCAGCTCCGTTGACCATCTACCTGCTGCCCAGACGTTACATACTTCCATTCCCGGCGCTGCGCAGGCAATCGAGGGAGCAAGCGGTGGCCATGGCCGGGAGCAGCGTAtccagcggcggccggccgccgctgttCGCGACGGAGAAACCAGCTCGGGTGGCGGCGTACGCGTACCGGCTGTTCGCGGGCACGGTCCTCGCGGGGCTCCTCCTGGTATGGCTGTACAGGGCCACGCACCTGCCGccgaggagcagcggcgcgcgGTGGTGGGCGTGGATCGGGCTCTCCGCCGCCGAGCTCTGGTTCGGTTTCTACTGGGTGCTGACGCTGTCCGTGCGGTGGAGCCCCGTCTACCGCCGCGCCTTCCCCGACCGGCTCACCCGAAGGTACTCAACCTGGAGCGGCTGTTTGCCATGCGGCTAAAAAGTAAAAACTGAATTAGTGCAATTTCAGTCGCTCCGTAGTAGCCTACATGTTCTTCGTttgatgtgttggtactttGGAGCTGTGGAGACGAAGTAACCgcttagtactccctccgtcccaaattattattcgttttaggttttctagatacgtagcttttgctatgcacctatatatatattatgtctagatacgtagaaaaactatgtatctagaaaagtcaaactatgtatctagaaaagttaaaaacgattagtaatttgggacggagggagtaggataTGATGCTTACCTGCTAGAATTTTGATTGCCATATCCATACAGGCAATCAAGCTAACTATGCATCCTCCCTCACTTATGTAGAAATGCCAATGGTAATGTTTTCCATGACGTTGAAATGGCATCTATGCCAATGGTGAAATTTTCGCTAAAGCATTGACTTCAAGCAGGTATAAGGAAGAGGAGCTTCCCGGGGTGGACATATTTGTGTGCACAGCAGACCCAACTCTTGAGCCACCAATGCTCGTCATCTCCACTGTCCTATCTGTTATGGCTTATGACTACCCGCCCGAGAAGCTGAACATCTATTTATCTGATGATGCCGGTTCCGTTACAACATTATATGCACTGTATGAAGCATCTGAGTTTGCAAAGCACTGGATTCCTTTTTGCAAGAAGTACAAGGTTGAGCCCAGGTCACCAGCTGCCTACTTTGCCAGAGCAGATAGCCC contains:
- the LOC101772193 gene encoding uncharacterized protein LOC101772193 encodes the protein MLGIFPKLPKQFPFPPPLRSSSQRAPTRRRLLPPRLLMASPTAGDASLAAHAPAADATDAAPAAAAAMPDPDAEFGFQRPELGKEKLAGTVGFHERQVFLCYKGPEVWPSHLEAAESDRLPRLLAAAIKARKPNLKKTTKLTICEGEDGTESSNGDVLIFPDMIRYKGLTHFDVDNFVEEVLVKDTEWLPGCPEAISGSYVFVCSHGSRDKRCGVCGPALIKRFKEEINGLGLDGKVAVSACSHVGGHKYAGNVIIFRSDDKGEVTGHWYGYVVPDDVPVLLHKHIAEGEIVDHLWRGQMGLSEEQQKQALELRNMTNGAKESLEETGTDGASCIPPATGGGCCQGNGGFTCCQTDLPKEKQDKSVAAEQNQKGSEKENDKESGAGSKKGHTKTCPMPTWFETWERADTYAALAVVAAAASVFVAFRIYKNLN
- the LOC101772597 gene encoding ribulose-1,5 bisphosphate carboxylase/oxygenase large subunit N-methyltransferase, chloroplastic, with product MATSTTALHPQFRPPLRAPGRLRPLPHSSYSSFARARPRTPVRASAASASAPVQQEAVAGVPWGCEIESLESAASLERWLIDSGLPEQRLAIQRVDVGERGLVALKNIRKGEKLLFVPPSLVITADSEWSRPEVGDVMKKNAVPDWPLIATYLISEASLEGSSKWSNYIAALPRQPYSLLYWTRAELDAYLVASPIRERAIQRITDVIGTYNDLRDRIFSKHSDLFPEEVYNIETFLWSFGILFSRLVRLPSMDGRVALVPWADMLNHSPEVETFLDFDKSSQGIVFTTDRSYQPGEQVFISYGKKSSGELLLSYGFVPKEGTNPNDSVELLVSLDKSDKCYKEKLQALKRNGLSASESFPLRVTGWPVELMAYAFLVVSPPDMSQRFEEMAIAASNKNSSKPGFNYPELEEQALQFILDCCESNIAKYTKYLEGGNGSPQVSINAKQANRTLLLKQLANKLCISERRILYRTQYILRRRLRDMRGGELRALSLFNGLRKLFK